The Bradyrhizobium sp. CCBAU 051011 DNA segment TGCAGTTCGAGGCCGGCGATGCCGGCGGTGACGTTGAGTCCGGTCTGTCCCTGCAGGCTGATCGGCTGCAGCGCGTAAGCGTTGGCGGGACCGCCGACCAGGAAGTTGCCGCCCCCGCCGATGCCGATCGATGCGTTGGCGCCGACGCCGCCATAGGAGCCAGCGAGTTCGCCGCGGCCGAGCCGGCTGGTCGGCGCATTGACGGCCCACTGCAACTGCGTCTGCTCGGTCACGCCGAGATCGAGACCGATGCGCTGCACCTTGGCGATATAGGGTTCAGGCCGGCGGCCTTCGCTGCGGAACACGCATTCGAGGCTGGTCACCGAGCCGACGACAAAGCCGACATTCTGGCCGCCCTGGCATTGCAGGATGCCGGCGCGAACCGGCGGCGCCGCGTTGGCGCTTGCGATCGGCGCGATCAGTGCCGCCGTGGCGAGTGTCAGTGTCAGAAGTCGCATGTGTCCCAGTCTCCGCATCATGATGATGAACAAATTTAGCGGAGCGGACAGGATGGAAGCGCCGTGTCGAAAACATGGCGCTTCCTCAAGAAGCCGTCAAAAGCCGTCAAAACATTGCGCTTCAGTTTACACGCGATGTGATTTGACGGCCGTCTTTTTGACGCGATTGCTTTTTGCGAACCGGACCCATCCCGCATCATGTGCGGAATGGGCCGGTGCGTGCGAAACGCCTGTTATCGCAAATTGCCGCAGAAGCGCTGGATGCGCTTGCAGGCGTCTTCGAGGTCGGAGGTTTTGGTCGCATAGGAGATGCGGAACGCCGGGCCGAGGCCGAACGCGGACCCCTGCACGACGGCGACGCCTTCGTTCTCCAACAGCTCCGTGACGAAGTCCTCATCGTTGGCGATCACCTTGCCCGACGGCGTGGTCTTGCCGATGGTGCCGGCGCAGGACGGATAGACGTAGAACGCGCCTTCCGGCCGCGGACACTCGATGCCGTTGGCCTGGTTGAGCATCGACACCACGAGATCGCGGCGCTCCTTGAACACCTTGTTGTGCACCGGGATGAAGTCCTGCGGACCGTTCAGCGCCTCCACCGACGCCCACTGCGCGATCGACGACGGGTTCGAGGTCGACTGCGACTGGATCGTCGCCATCGCCTTGATCAAGTCGGCCGGGCCGCCGGCGTAACCGATGCGCCAGCCGGTCATGCAATAGGCCTTCGAGACGCCATTCACGGTCAGCGTGCGCTCATACAGTTTCGGCTCGACCTGCGCAGGCGTGGCGAACTGGAAGTCGTCATAGACCAGGTGCTCATACATGTCGTCGGTCATCACCCAGACATGCGGATGCTTCACCAGCACGTCGGTGATCGCCTTCAGTTCGGTACGCGTGTAGGCGGCGCCGGTCGGGTTCGACGGAGAACAGAGAATGATCCACTTGGTTTTCGCCGTGATCGCCTTTTCCAGATCCTCCGGGCGCAGCTTGAAGCCGCTGGAGGCCGGGCACACCACCGGCACCGACTCGCCGCCGGCGAGCGCCACCATCTCGGGATAACTGACCCAGTACGGCGCCGGGATGATGACCTCGTCGCCGGGGTTCAACGTCGCCATCAGCGCGTTGTAGAGCACCTGCTTGCCGCCGGTGCCGACGATGATCTGGTTCGGCTTGTAGGTCAGGCCGTTCTCGCGCTGGAACTTGGCGATGATGGCTTCCTTCAGCTCGGGAATGCCACCGACATCGGTGTACTTGGTCTTGCCGGCCTCGATGGCGCGGATCGCCGCCAGCTTGATGTTGGCGGGCGTATCGAAATCCGGCTCACCGGCGCCGAGACCGATGACGTTGCGACCCGCCGCTTTCAGCGCGCGCGCTTTGTCCGTGACCGCGATCGTCGCGGACGGCTTCACACGGGCGAGCGAGGCGGACAGGAAGGGCATCATGATCTCCTGGCAAACGTCGTGACCACTGAAATTCACGACTCTTTTTGATGGGAACGCCGCACCCTACGGCGCTCCGCGCTGCATCGCAAGAAGCTTGGCCGGAA contains these protein-coding regions:
- a CDS encoding DUF992 domain-containing protein, with the translated sequence MRLLTLTLATAALIAPIASANAAPPVRAGILQCQGGQNVGFVVGSVTSLECVFRSEGRRPEPYIAKVQRIGLDLGVTEQTQLQWAVNAPTSRLGRGELAGSYGGVGANASIGIGGGGNFLVGGPANAYALQPISLQGQTGLNVTAGIAGLELQPFYGNGPRRHARRHHRRG
- a CDS encoding pyridoxal phosphate-dependent aminotransferase, encoding MPFLSASLARVKPSATIAVTDKARALKAAGRNVIGLGAGEPDFDTPANIKLAAIRAIEAGKTKYTDVGGIPELKEAIIAKFQRENGLTYKPNQIIVGTGGKQVLYNALMATLNPGDEVIIPAPYWVSYPEMVALAGGESVPVVCPASSGFKLRPEDLEKAITAKTKWIILCSPSNPTGAAYTRTELKAITDVLVKHPHVWVMTDDMYEHLVYDDFQFATPAQVEPKLYERTLTVNGVSKAYCMTGWRIGYAGGPADLIKAMATIQSQSTSNPSSIAQWASVEALNGPQDFIPVHNKVFKERRDLVVSMLNQANGIECPRPEGAFYVYPSCAGTIGKTTPSGKVIANDEDFVTELLENEGVAVVQGSAFGLGPAFRISYATKTSDLEDACKRIQRFCGNLR